A single genomic interval of Penicillium psychrofluorescens genome assembly, chromosome: 2 harbors:
- a CDS encoding uncharacterized protein (ID:PFLUO_002977-T1.cds;~source:funannotate), with translation MEKKNPGSVFAPGTDSRAGLKHEAQRAFKETTVPPVRFWILSVGVYLGLFLSIIDTSIVATSIYSIGVEFQDVRRVNWVVLAYTLAYLGCAVTFTRVSDVVGRRNAFVAAYILFFAFSLGCGFAQSLEQLIACRTLQGIGGSGLYSLPMIILPELCPENLRQYIGSIIGLVIAGSGALGPVLGGILTHYATWRWVFWINGPIGFVSLIIFLLSWPKAEHLPSTTRRSWKEFDYVGSFLIIAAAVLVVFSFQNAGESPGTAWGTAVFIAPLTVGLVLWLALLAWGYLAGRVFEGHLAPTFPIRLFRNRAYAAAAISTLCLGYPYFIITYTFPLRAQVVDDKSPLLAGIMLLPMLGSTAVGSVLAGVLSRTKNYLFETMLAGACLMTLGVGLLTLVHDAGDDAKALAFIVFAGLGFGLNVASATMLTSVEVPIIDYAQLRILGGSLGISTSTVFLNLKSSELLSGLLTPQEQATLGRGGAPLSSEQRSAVHRAFSEAFHNDMVAAAAVSGVSVLVVLGAYRRGRMLLADQKKARVQEEIARRSGLYKASGRDSALQT, from the exons atggagaagaagaatcctGGCAGTGTCTTTGCACCAGGCACAGACTCCAGAGCCGGTCTGAAACACGAAGCGCAGCGTGCATTCAAAGAGACCACGGTGCCTCCGGTGCGTTTCTGGATCCTTAGCGTCGG AGTATATCTTgggctcttcctctccatcatcgaCACCTCCATCGTCGCCACTAGCATCTACAGCATCGGCGTCGAGTTTCAAGACGTCCGCCGCGTCAACTGGGTTGTCTTGGCCTACACGCTTGCCTATCTCGGCTGCGCTGTGACCTTTACTCGCGTCTCTGACGTGGTGGGCAGGCGGAACGCCTTTGTCGCTGCCTatattctcttcttcgcttttTCCCTGGGATGTGGTTTTGCACAGAGCCTGGAGCAGCTCATTGCTTGCCGGACTCTGCAGGGGATAGGCGGCTCTG GCCTTTACTCTCTTCCCATGATAATTTTGCCCGAGCTGTGTCCCGAGAATCTTCGGCAATATATAGGCAGCATAATCGGCCTAGTCATCGCCGGGTCGGGGGCCCTTGGGCCTGTTCTGGGAGGCATCTTGACGCACTACGCCACCTGGAGATGGGTCTTTTGGATAAA TGGACCCATTGGTTTCGTGtccttgatcatcttcttgctctccTGGCCGAAGGCCGAACACCTGCCTTCGACGACAAGACGATCTTGGAAGGAATTCGACTATGTCGGCTCCTTTCTTATCATTGCCGCGGCTGTTCTGGTtgtcttctccttccagaATGCGGGTGAGTCTCCTGGCACGGCATGGGGCACCGCCGTCTTCATCGCGCCCTTGACcgtcggccttgtcctcTGGCTGGCCCTCTTAGCTTGGGGCTACTTGGCCGGACGTGTCTTTGAGGGCCACCTTGCACCCACCTTTCCCATCCGCCTCTTCCGCAACAGAGCATACGCGGCCGCTGCGATTTCTACACTATGCCTTGGCTATCCCTATTTCATAATTACTTACACCTTTCCGCTCAGGGCCCAGGTCGTGGACGACAAAAGCCCGTTGTTGGCTGGTATCATGCTGCTCCCCATGTTGGGCTCCACAGCTGTGGGAAGCGTCCTCGCGGGAGTCTTGAGCAGGACCAAGAACTATCTTTTCGAGACGATGCTCGCTGGTGCTTGCCTGATGACTCTTGGGGTTGGACTACTTACCCTCGTTCACgatgccggtgatgatgCCAAGGCTCTCGCTTTCATTGTCTTTGCTGGCCTTGGGTTCGGATTAAACGTCGCATCCGCAACGATGCTCACGTCGGTTGAAGTGCCCATCATAGACTATG CACAATTGAGAATCCTCGGGGGCAGCCTGGGTATCTCCACCTCAACCGTCTTCCTGAACCTCAAATCCAGCGAACTGCTCTCGGGGCTTCTGACGCCACAAGAACAGGCCACACTCGGTCGCGGCGGAGCGCCGCTTTCGTCGGAGCAGCGCAGTGCAGTGCACCGAGCCTTCTCGGAAGCCTTCCACAACGACATGGTGGCTGCCGCAGCGGTCTCAGGGGTGTCTGTCTTGGTGGTCCTCGGCGCATATCGTCGCGGACGGATGCTTCTGGCGGATCAGAAGAAGGCCCGGGTCCAGGAGGAGATAGCGCGCAGATCGGGACTGTATAAAGCTTCTGGTCGTGATTCGGCGTTGCAGACATGA
- a CDS encoding uncharacterized protein (ID:PFLUO_002978-T1.cds;~source:funannotate) — MSDRDTFTQPSFFGSTSTPLKARPLVLPPNVTREDFGTFLREIIDLVGNGNVEIITSEDQIDDRSYMNPAHTHDPHHVMEQDYFLASAVVAPRNVADVQAIVRLANTLSFPLWPISIGRNSGYGGAAPRVSGSIVLNMGKNMNKILEVNVEGAYCLVEPGVTFQDMHDYLVANNLRDKLWIDVPDLGGGSILGNTTERGVGYTPYGDHWMMHSGLEVVLPNGELLRTGMGALPDPKRPDTMGMKPEDQPWNKAAQLFPYGFGPYVDGIFSQSNLGIVTKMGMWLMPNPGGYQSYMITLPKEDDLKQAVDVIRPLRLGMALQNVPTIRHILLDAAVMGSKAHYSSKSEPLSDEDLDAIAEKLNLGRWNFYGALYGPKPIRDVLWDTIKGAFSTIPGVKFYFPEDTPEDSVLRIRDKTMQGIPTYDELKWIDWLPNGAHLFFSPIAKVAGEDAMAQYAVTKRRCQEVGLDFIGTFTVGMREMLGTLGADHIVCIVFNKKDPLQKKKAHWLIKTLIDDCAANGWGEYRTHLAVMDQIMGTYNWNNGAFLKFNELIKNAVDPNGIIAPGKSGVWPRQYSKVTHKL, encoded by the exons ATGTCCGACCGAGACACATTTACTCAGCCGAGCTTTTTCGGCTCGACCTCGACTCCCCTGAAGGCCAGGCCCTTGGTGCTTCCACCAAACGTGACTCGCGAGGATTTCGGCACATTCCTTCGAGAAATTATTGATCTCGTTGGCAATGGAAATGTTGAGATCATAACTTCCGAGGACCAAATCGACGACCGCTCATACATGAATCCTGCACACACGCATGACCCCCACCATGTCATGGAACAGGACTATTTCCTCGCCTCTGCGGTTGTGGCTCCTCGGAACGTCGCTGATGTACA GGCTATCGTTCGATTGGCCAACACGCTATCCTTCCCGCTATGGCCAATCTCTATTGGAAGAAACTCCGGATACGGCGGTGCCGCACCCCGTGTCAGTGGTAGCATTGTGCTAAATATGGGCAAAAACATGAATAAGATCCTGGAGGTCAATGTTGAGGGTGCATATTGCTTGGTTGAACCTG GTGTAACTTTTCAGGACATGCACGATTATCTTGTGGCTAACAATCTTCGAGACAAGCTCTGGATAGATGTACCAGatcttggtggtggttcTATCCTTGGAAATACCACGGAACGAGGAGTGGGATACACACCTTACGGAG ACCACTGGATGATGCATAGCGGCCTAGAGGTTGTTTTGCCCAACGGCGAGCTGCTGAGAACTGGCATGGGTGCTCTGCCTGACCCCAAGCGTCCCGATACGATGGGTATGAAGCCAGAAGACCAGCCTTGGAACAAAGCTGCTCAGCTATTTCCTTATGGGTTCGGGCCTTACGTGGACGGAATTTTCAGCCAATCTAATCTAGGAATTGTGACAAAGATGGGCATGTGGTTGATGCCGAATCCAGGAGGCTACCAATCGTACATGATCACCTTGCCTAAAGAAGATGATCTGAAGCAAGCGGTTGACGTAATCCGGCCTCTTCGTTTGGGAATGGCACTTCAAAACGTGCCGACCATTCGCCATATTCTTTTGGACGCGGCAGTCATGGGCTCCAAGGCCCATTATTCGTCAAAATCCGAGCCGCTCTCTGATGAAGATTTGGATGCAATTGCCGAGAAGCTTAACCTTGGACGCTGGAACTTCTATGGTGCACTTTAC GGGCCTAAACCGATTCGAGACGTTCTTTGGGACACAATCAAAGGGGCTTTCTCAACTATCCCGGGAGTTAAATTCTACTTCCCAGAGGACACTCCCGAGGACTCTGTTCTACGCATCCGTGACAAGACTATGCAGGGCATCCCGACATATGACGAACTAAAATGGATCGACTGGCTCCCAAATGGAGCCcatctctttttttctccgATCGCGAAGGTcgctggagaagacgctATGGCGCAATACGCAGTAACTAAAAGAAGATGCCAAGAGGTCGGCCTAGACTTCATTGGGACGTTCACAGTTGGCATGAGAGAGATGC TTGGAACTCTTGGAGCAGATCACATTGTGTGCATTGTCTTTAACAAGAAGGACcccctgcagaagaagaaagcccaCTGGCTTATAAAGACGTTGATCGATGATTGTGCAGCAAATGGATGGGGAGAGTATCGAACTCACTTAGCTgtgatggatcagatcatGGGCACCTACAACTGGAACAATGGCGCTTTCTTGAAATTCAACGAGCTTATCAAAAACGCAGTGGACCCCAATGGCATCATTGCCCCCGGAAAGTCCGGCGTTTGGCCACGCCAGTACAGTAAGGTGACTCACAAACTGTGA